The following coding sequences are from one Panicum hallii strain FIL2 chromosome 5, PHallii_v3.1, whole genome shotgun sequence window:
- the LOC112895911 gene encoding 2-alkenal reductase (NADP(+)-dependent)-like codes for MAAMATNRRVILKEYVEGYPREEHMELLPGAEVPLRLTGDEPPGSVLVRNLYLSCDPYMRPKMSRPLRESYTAAFVPGSVITGYGVARVLDSSDPRLAPGDLVWGITGWEDYSVVRPPVTAFLAKISHHGGEGGVPLSYYTGILGMPGLTAYVGFHEICAPKAGETVFVSAASGAVGQLVGQFARLAGCRVVGSAGSAEKVELLRTRFGFHDAFNYKEEPDLAAALRRCFPEGIDIYFENVGGAMLDAVLLNMRVHGRIAVCGLISQYNLADEEKDAVRNLSAVVAKRLRLQGFIEPDHKHLYPKYEGWVLPYIRDGTLAYVEDVAEGLESAPKALIGLFHGRNVGKQLVRIADDAETGA; via the coding sequence atggcggcgatggcgacgaaCCGGCGCGTGATCCTCAAGGAGTACGTGGAGGGGTACCCTCGCGAGGAGCACATGGAGCTGCTCCCGGGCGCCGAGGTGCCCCTCCGTCTCACCGGCGACGAGCCCCCCGGGTCCGTCCTCGTCCGGAACCTCTACCTCTCCTGCGACCCCTACATGCGGCCCAAGATGTCGCGGCCGCTGCGCGAGTCCTACACGGCCGCCTTCGTCCCTGGCTCCGTCATCACCGGCTACGGCGTCGCTCGCGTGCTCGACTCCTCCGACCCGCGCCTCGCCCCGGGGGACCTCGTCTGGGGCATCACGGGCTGGGAGGACTACAGCGTCGTCAGGCCCCCCGTCACCGCGTTCCTCGCCAAGATCTCACaccacggcggcgagggcggcgtccCGCTCTCCTACTACACGGGCATCCTCGGCATGCCGGGGCTCACCGCGTACGTGGGGTTCCACGAGATCTGCGCGCCCAAGGCCGGCGAGACCGTGTTCGTCTCCGCGGCGTCCGGCGCCGTGGGCCAGCTGGTGGGCCAGTTCGCGCGGCTCGCCGGGTGCCGCGTCGTCGGCAGCGCCGGGTCCGCGGAGAAGGTGGAGCTGCTCAGGACCAGGTTCGGGTTCCACGACGCGTTCAACTACAAGGAGGAgcccgacctcgccgccgcgctccggCGGTGCTTCCCGGAGGGGATCGACATCTACTTCGAGAACGTGGGCGGCGCGATGCTGGACGCCGTGCTGCTCAACATGCGCGTGCACGGCCGGATCGCCGTCTGCGGGCTCATCTCGCAGTACAACCTGGCGGACGAAGAGAAGGACGCCGTGCGCAACCTGTCCGCCGTCGTCGCCAAGCGGCTCCGGCTGCAGGGGTTCATCGAGCCCGACCACAAGCACCTGTACCCAAAGTACGAGGGGTGGGTGCTCCCCTACATCAGGGACGGCACGCTCGCCTACGTCGAGGACGTCGCCGAGGGGCTCGAGAGCGCGCCCAAGGCGCTCATCGGGCTCTTCCACGGGCGCAACGTCGGCAAGCAGCTCGTCCGCATCGCCGACGACGCTGAAACCGGCGCCTGA